A window of the Butyricimonas virosa genome harbors these coding sequences:
- a CDS encoding YqaJ viral recombinase family protein, translating to MSYTIIRPKDRNEWLEHRKSGIGSSEVATILGLNPWETPYQLWRRKVGLDEPKTETFAMKAGHYLEDAVAQFWHDDTGREIIKSSAGDWLIRNNERPYLQVSPDRTYWLAGEKKNASNKGVLECKTTQMKISSDDLPKHWFCQVQYQLGVAELKEGSLAWLCSGREFGYKDLSFVPDFYAWIVEEVEKFWRDNIQGKKEPEATSVQDILLKFNRHTDGKIVEVNDAIFSDYQKLKEVKKEMDKLDEIKTELEERIKLGFGDAEAISYGGQTLATWKAPKPSMKFDDKAFKAAHPEMVSEFSREVQGARRFLLK from the coding sequence ATGAGCTACACGATTATCAGACCGAAAGACCGTAACGAATGGCTTGAACACAGAAAGTCAGGTATCGGGAGCAGTGAGGTTGCAACCATTCTCGGGTTGAACCCGTGGGAAACCCCTTATCAGCTTTGGAGACGCAAGGTTGGTCTTGATGAACCTAAAACAGAGACCTTTGCTATGAAAGCGGGTCATTATCTTGAAGACGCTGTTGCGCAATTTTGGCATGACGATACGGGACGTGAAATAATCAAGTCATCAGCCGGAGACTGGCTGATAAGAAACAATGAACGCCCCTATCTTCAGGTCAGCCCTGACCGTACATATTGGCTCGCAGGAGAAAAGAAGAACGCTTCAAACAAAGGTGTTTTGGAATGCAAGACCACCCAAATGAAAATTTCCTCTGACGATCTGCCGAAGCATTGGTTCTGTCAGGTTCAATATCAACTCGGGGTTGCAGAATTGAAAGAGGGCAGTTTGGCTTGGCTCTGTTCAGGACGTGAGTTTGGCTATAAAGACCTGTCTTTTGTTCCTGACTTCTACGCATGGATAGTTGAAGAAGTTGAAAAGTTTTGGCGTGACAACATTCAAGGGAAGAAAGAACCCGAAGCGACATCGGTTCAAGACATTCTGCTGAAATTCAACCGTCACACGGACGGGAAAATCGTTGAAGTGAATGACGCTATTTTCTCAGACTATCAAAAGTTGAAAGAAGTCAAGAAAGAGATGGATAAACTTGATGAAATCAAGACAGAGTTGGAAGAACGCATTAAACTCGGCTTCGGAGACGCAGAGGCTATCAGCTACGGAGGTCAGACGCTCGCCACATGGAAAGCCCCCAAGCCGTCAATGAAGTTTGACGACAAGGCTTTCAAAGCCGCACACCCTGAAATGGTTTCCGAGTTCTCAAGGGAGGTTCAGGGGGCACGCCGCTTCCTGTTAAAATAA
- a CDS encoding putative quorum-sensing-regulated virulence factor, with translation MITLRENQTEPINKAIHFFTEKKPKPSLIVLPTAWGKSILTAFVAKNSNDKMIVLQPSKELLEQNYLKYCSLCGDFALNAGIYSASFGRKDIAQITYATIGSIKSLGAKFKSLGFTKMLIDEAHLYPREADSMLGRFLKESGITHVLGITATPVKLQTNRDKDGQNFSKLVMLTSRSKKGNFFKDIIHVGQVAEMVRLGFWSPLQYETAGFDSSLLVFNSSKSEYTEESVQRAYDAYGGSEQIVQALDRHSDRRHILVFVPSVEDAITLSKKYPNSAVIYGEMDKTERSQVITRFKAGEIRVIFNVRVLSTGFDYTGIDCIVLGVSTASIALYYQIIGRATRIDPEKTDALIVDLGGNVERFGRVEDITFEQGKMWRMFGTGGRLLSGIPISDIGHYTREDTRAIDARAESPIEIMPFGKYKGNRIADIPLDYRQWMIRSFEWNARNEKLRKSILTTL, from the coding sequence ATGATAACACTCAGAGAAAACCAAACAGAGCCGATAAACAAGGCTATTCATTTCTTCACGGAAAAGAAACCGAAGCCGAGTTTGATTGTTCTCCCGACAGCTTGGGGGAAATCAATACTGACGGCTTTTGTCGCGAAGAACAGCAACGATAAAATGATTGTTCTTCAACCCTCAAAAGAGTTGCTCGAACAGAACTATTTGAAATATTGCTCACTGTGTGGGGATTTCGCTTTGAATGCGGGCATTTACAGCGCGAGTTTCGGGCGAAAGGACATCGCACAAATAACTTACGCCACGATAGGCTCAATCAAGAGCCTTGGGGCTAAATTCAAGTCTCTTGGATTTACAAAGATGTTGATTGATGAAGCGCACCTTTATCCTCGTGAGGCTGACAGTATGCTCGGGCGTTTCCTGAAAGAAAGCGGGATAACACACGTCCTCGGAATCACGGCTACCCCCGTGAAGCTGCAAACGAACCGGGATAAGGACGGGCAGAACTTTTCAAAACTTGTCATGCTGACCTCCCGTTCAAAGAAAGGCAACTTCTTCAAAGACATCATTCATGTCGGGCAGGTGGCTGAAATGGTTCGCCTCGGCTTTTGGTCTCCGCTTCAATATGAGACAGCGGGATTCGACAGCAGTCTTCTTGTCTTCAACAGTTCAAAATCTGAATACACGGAAGAAAGCGTTCAGCGGGCGTATGATGCGTACGGAGGATCTGAACAGATTGTTCAAGCCCTTGACAGACATTCAGACCGCCGCCATATTCTTGTCTTCGTTCCCTCTGTTGAGGACGCTATAACACTTTCAAAGAAATACCCAAACTCAGCCGTGATTTACGGGGAAATGGATAAGACGGAACGTTCTCAGGTCATCACACGTTTCAAGGCGGGCGAAATACGGGTCATATTTAACGTCAGAGTGCTTTCGACAGGCTTTGACTATACAGGTATCGACTGCATCGTTTTAGGCGTTTCTACGGCTTCTATCGCCTTGTATTATCAGATTATCGGACGTGCGACACGTATTGACCCCGAGAAAACGGACGCTTTGATTGTTGACCTCGGCGGCAATGTTGAACGTTTCGGGCGTGTTGAAGACATCACGTTTGAGCAGGGTAAAATGTGGCGAATGTTCGGAACGGGCGGGCGGCTTCTGTCAGGCATACCCATTTCGGACATCGGTCATTACACCCGTGAAGACACACGGGCGATAGACGCTCGGGCAGAATCCCCGATTGAAATCATGCCTTTCGGCAAATATAAGGGGAACAGAATAGCGGACATTCCCCTTGATTACCGTCAATGGATGATACGCTCCTTTGAATGGAACGCAAGGAACGAGAAACTCCGCAAATCAATTCTTACAACCCTATAA